In a single window of the Eshraghiella crossota genome:
- a CDS encoding helix-turn-helix domain-containing protein, giving the protein MGDGKKLKEILDSKGTNVRQIAKATGISATTLYSIIQKDSNIRFDFALRLANELEIDVNEICSASPFSGAITEEEIYPTLPNGLNGALDGNRVKTYLKNSMYPLMYLFGKNSMPDVDNLLTSFYQLDDEARKEVVETIQFKLQYHRDPERAEQIKQIKGW; this is encoded by the coding sequence ATGGGAGACGGTAAGAAACTGAAAGAAATACTAGACAGTAAAGGCACAAATGTCCGCCAGATTGCAAAAGCAACTGGTATCAGTGCCACAACACTTTATTCTATTATTCAAAAGGATTCTAATATCCGATTTGACTTTGCACTTAGACTGGCAAATGAATTAGAAATTGACGTGAATGAGATATGCTCTGCCAGCCCCTTTTCCGGTGCGATTACTGAAGAAGAAATATATCCTACACTACCCAATGGATTAAACGGTGCTCTTGACGGAAATCGAGTAAAAACGTATCTAAAGAATTCCATGTATCCGCTTATGTATCTTTTCGGGAAAAACAGTATGCCGGATGTGGATAATTTGCTGACTTCCTTTTACCAGTTGGATGACGAAGCCAGAAAAGAAGTGGTTGAAACGATACAATTCAAGCTACAGTATCACAGAGATCCCGAACGGGCAGAACAGATAAAACAGATTAAAGGATGGTAA
- a CDS encoding RloB family protein, which yields MGSDDLFKKRREARTQRKHEYKPPKANSYLIVTEGERTEPLYFKGMQKLIQEKVGGVVDIIEQPLIDVHGEGCSTTRLVEVADQIIKDAKIIYQNVWIVFDKDDFDDFDQAIQEAINRGYNVAWSNQSFEYWLYLHFYYSDSVLHRHQWNAKLDEIFKKNNLGDGTYQKNYDDIYSLVDIYGGVTVAIKHAKRRMAEFERGGYKPSEYDPGTMVYKLVESLKVYLE from the coding sequence ATGGGTTCAGATGATTTATTTAAAAAGAGGCGAGAAGCTAGAACTCAAAGGAAGCATGAATACAAGCCCCCCAAGGCAAATTCTTATTTAATTGTTACAGAGGGAGAGCGTACAGAACCATTATATTTTAAGGGTATGCAGAAACTTATACAAGAGAAGGTAGGTGGAGTAGTAGATATTATAGAACAGCCGCTTATTGACGTACATGGTGAAGGTTGTTCTACGACTAGACTTGTTGAAGTAGCAGACCAAATTATAAAAGATGCAAAAATCATCTATCAAAATGTATGGATTGTGTTTGATAAGGATGATTTTGATGACTTTGACCAAGCAATACAAGAAGCTATAAATAGAGGATATAATGTTGCTTGGAGTAATCAGTCTTTTGAATATTGGTTATATCTGCATTTTTATTATAGTGATTCTGTGTTACACAGACACCAATGGAATGCGAAGCTAGATGAAATTTTTAAGAAAAATAATTTGGGTGATGGGACATATCAAAAAAATTATGATGATATATATAGCTTGGTAGATATATATGGTGGTGTAACTGTCGCAATAAAGCATGCAAAACGTAGGATGGCTGAATTTGAGAGAGGTGGATACAAACCATCAGAATATGATCCGGGAACAATGGTATATAAATTAGTAGAATCTTTGAAAGTGTACTTAGAGTAA
- a CDS encoding AAA family ATPase: MFVQFMLKNVLSFKEETVLDMTAINAYKEHQCNLIDYGTKEKYLRVAAIYGANASGKSNIYMAMTYFQRIIAESLNNVEDGEATAIQTYYQPFSFDSEKENSEFQIVQILGNFEYKYGFEYNSNCIVTEWLYRKNLQTKRSSTVFERTTEKVEFGSCVRKECEVYKEQIPVETLVLTFFNKLKLKSNIFKIVYSGVMDTLVVPTDFCEDTRLLEALLPRLIDEEKSALVEFLSAIDTGIKDIDYDDSEKEVKFTTYHNGKDGELHPLDLFFESEGTIKSIMLFIYARTAILYNKSIFVDELNIKLHPLLLKFIIDLFYENESQAQLIYTTHDTTLLDKKFFRRDQIWFVQKDEFGYSELSALSDFKVRSDASFERDYLAGVYGGIPWLKEFSMKEGK, from the coding sequence ATGTTTGTACAGTTTATGTTAAAAAATGTTCTGTCGTTTAAAGAAGAGACAGTTTTAGACATGACAGCAATTAATGCGTATAAGGAACATCAATGTAATTTAATTGACTATGGGACAAAAGAGAAATATCTTAGAGTTGCAGCAATTTACGGTGCAAATGCAAGTGGTAAATCAAATATTTATATGGCTATGACATATTTTCAAAGAATTATTGCGGAGTCTTTAAATAATGTTGAAGATGGAGAGGCAACAGCTATTCAAACATATTATCAGCCATTTTCATTTGATAGTGAAAAAGAAAACTCAGAATTTCAGATTGTGCAGATTTTAGGAAATTTTGAATATAAGTATGGTTTTGAATATAATTCAAATTGCATTGTTACGGAATGGTTATATAGAAAAAATTTGCAAACTAAAAGGAGTTCAACAGTTTTTGAGCGTACAACAGAAAAAGTTGAATTTGGTTCATGTGTAAGAAAAGAATGTGAAGTATATAAAGAACAAATTCCAGTTGAAACTTTGGTTTTAACATTTTTCAATAAGTTAAAACTAAAATCTAATATTTTTAAGATTGTTTATTCTGGAGTAATGGATACATTAGTTGTTCCGACAGATTTTTGTGAGGATACTCGGCTTCTAGAAGCACTTTTGCCACGATTAATTGATGAAGAAAAAAGTGCATTGGTAGAGTTCTTGTCTGCTATTGATACAGGTATTAAAGATATTGATTATGATGATAGCGAGAAAGAAGTTAAATTTACAACTTATCATAATGGGAAAGACGGCGAATTACATCCACTCGATTTATTTTTTGAATCAGAAGGAACGATTAAAAGTATTATGTTATTCATTTATGCACGTACAGCTATTCTTTATAATAAATCTATTTTTGTAGATGAATTGAATATCAAATTACATCCACTTTTATTGAAATTTATTATTGATTTGTTTTATGAAAATGAATCGCAAGCCCAATTAATTTATACAACACATGATACTACTTTATTGGATAAAAAGTTCTTTAGAAGGGATCAGATTTGGTTTGTACAAAAGGATGAATTTGGATATTCAGAATTGTCCGCTTTGTCAGATTTTAAAGTAAGATCAGATGCTTCGTTTGAAAGAGATTATTTAGCTGGGGTATATGGAGGTATTCCGTGGTTGAAAGAATTCAGTATGAAAGAGGGTAAGTAA
- the tuf gene encoding elongation factor Tu, whose translation MAKAKFERTKPHCNIGTIGHVDHGKTTLTAAITKTLNARLGTGEAVAFENIDKAPEERERGITISTAHVEYETERRHYAHVDCPGHADYVKNMITGAAQMDGAILVVAATDGVMAQTKEHILLARQVGVPYIVVFLNKCDMVDDEELIELVEMEVTEQLEEYGFKGCPIIKGSALKALEDPFSEWGDKILELMHTVDEYIPDPVRDTDKPFLMPVEDVFTITGRGTVATGRVERGTLHLNDELEILGVKEDVLKTVVTGIEMFRKQLDEAMAGDNIGALLRGVNRDQIVRGQVLAKPGTVTCHRKFTAQVYVLTKDEGGRHTPFFNNYRPQFYFRTTDVTGVCELPAGTEMCMPGDNVEMTIELIHPIAMEQGLTFAIREGGRTVGSGRVATIIE comes from the coding sequence ATGGCTAAAGCTAAATTTGAAAGAACTAAACCACATTGTAACATTGGTACAATCGGACACGTTGACCATGGTAAAACAACTTTAACAGCTGCTATCACTAAGACTCTTAATGCCAGACTTGGTACAGGCGAAGCTGTTGCATTCGAAAATATCGATAAGGCTCCAGAAGAAAGAGAAAGAGGAATCACAATTTCTACTGCTCACGTTGAATATGAGACAGAGAGAAGACATTATGCACACGTTGACTGCCCAGGCCATGCTGACTATGTAAAGAACATGATCACCGGTGCTGCTCAGATGGATGGCGCTATCCTCGTTGTTGCTGCTACTGATGGTGTTATGGCACAGACAAAGGAACATATCCTTCTTGCTCGTCAGGTTGGTGTTCCATATATCGTTGTATTCCTTAACAAGTGCGATATGGTTGATGATGAAGAACTTATCGAATTAGTTGAAATGGAAGTTACAGAACAGCTTGAAGAATATGGATTCAAAGGTTGTCCAATCATTAAGGGTTCAGCTCTTAAAGCACTTGAAGATCCTTTCAGTGAATGGGGTGATAAGATTCTTGAACTTATGCACACAGTTGATGAATATATCCCAGATCCTGTAAGAGATACAGATAAGCCATTCCTTATGCCAGTAGAAGACGTATTCACAATCACAGGTCGTGGTACTGTTGCTACAGGTAGAGTAGAAAGAGGAACACTTCACCTTAACGACGAACTTGAAATCCTTGGTGTTAAGGAAGATGTTCTTAAGACAGTTGTTACTGGTATCGAAATGTTCAGAAAACAGCTTGATGAAGCTATGGCTGGTGATAACATCGGAGCTCTTCTCCGTGGTGTTAACCGTGATCAGATCGTTCGTGGACAGGTACTTGCAAAACCAGGTACAGTTACATGTCATAGAAAATTTACTGCTCAGGTTTACGTTTTAACAAAAGATGAAGGTGGACGTCATACTCCATTCTTCAACAACTATCGTCCACAGTTCTACTTCAGAACAACAGACGTAACAGGTGTTTGCGAACTTCCAGCCGGAACAGAAATGTGCATGCCTGGTGATAACGTAGAAATGACAATCGAACTCATCCATCCAATCGCTATGGAACAGGGTCTTACATTCGCTATCCGTGAAGGTGGTAGAACAGTAGGTTCAGGAAGAGTTGCAACAATTATCGAATAA
- the fusA gene encoding elongation factor G, which translates to MAHIDAGKTTLTERILYYTGVNYKIGDTHEGTATMDWMEQEQERGITITSAATTCHWTLEDHHKPMPGALEHRINIIDTPGHVDFTVEVERSLRVLDGAVGVFDAKAGVEPQSENVWRQADTYNVPRMAFINKMDKMGADFFYSVQTIIDRLGKNAIPVQIPIGQEDDFKGLIDLFEMEAYYYKDDKGEDIEITAIPDDLKDLANKWRDNLVEKICELDDDLMMMYLEGETPSKEQLKAVLRRGTIASEAVPVFCGSAYKNKGVQKLLDGVIEYMPAPTDVPDITGTDMEGNEVTRPSSDDAPFAALAFKIMADPFVGKLAFFRVYSGTCNSGSYVLNASKDKKERIGRIVQMHANKRTEIDKVYSGDIAAAVGFKFTTTGDTICDEQHPVILESMEFPEPVIELAIEPKTKNDQGKMGEALAKLAEEDPTFKAHTDQETGQTIIAGMGELHLEVIVDRLLREFKVEANVGAPQVAYKETITKPVDVDSKYAKQSGGRGQYGHCKVKFEPMDPNGEETFKFVSTVVGGAIPKEYIPSVGEGIEEATKAGILAGFPVLGVSANVYDGSYHEVDSSEMAFHIAGSMAFKEAMQKANPVLLEPIMKVEVTMPEEYMGDVIGSLNAKRGQIQSMDDIGGGKMVTALVPLAEMFGYSTELRSSTQGRGNYSMFFQKYEQVPKNVQDKVIAARAK; encoded by the coding sequence ATGGCTCATATTGATGCTGGTAAGACAACATTAACAGAGCGTATCTTATATTATACCGGTGTTAACTATAAGATTGGTGATACTCATGAAGGAACAGCTACAATGGACTGGATGGAACAGGAACAGGAACGTGGTATTACAATCACATCTGCTGCTACAACATGCCATTGGACTTTAGAGGATCATCATAAACCAATGCCAGGTGCGTTAGAACATCGTATCAACATCATTGATACTCCGGGCCACGTAGACTTTACAGTTGAAGTTGAACGTTCACTCAGAGTTCTTGATGGCGCAGTAGGTGTATTCGATGCTAAGGCAGGTGTAGAACCTCAGTCTGAGAACGTTTGGAGACAGGCTGATACCTACAATGTACCTCGTATGGCATTCATCAATAAGATGGATAAAATGGGTGCAGACTTTTTCTATTCTGTTCAGACAATCATTGATCGTCTTGGAAAGAATGCAATTCCTGTACAGATTCCAATTGGACAGGAAGATGATTTTAAGGGCTTAATCGACTTATTTGAGATGGAAGCTTATTATTACAAAGATGACAAGGGTGAAGACATCGAGATTACAGCAATTCCTGATGACTTAAAAGACCTTGCAAATAAATGGAGAGATAACCTCGTTGAGAAAATCTGCGAATTAGATGATGATTTAATGATGATGTATCTTGAGGGAGAGACTCCTTCTAAAGAGCAGTTAAAGGCAGTTCTCCGTAGGGGAACAATTGCCAGTGAAGCAGTTCCTGTATTCTGTGGTTCAGCATACAAGAACAAGGGTGTTCAGAAGTTATTAGACGGTGTTATTGAATACATGCCAGCTCCAACAGACGTTCCTGATATCACAGGTACAGATATGGAAGGCAATGAAGTAACAAGACCATCTTCAGATGACGCTCCATTTGCTGCTTTAGCATTTAAGATTATGGCTGACCCATTCGTTGGTAAGCTTGCATTCTTCAGAGTATACTCTGGTACATGTAACTCAGGTTCATATGTATTAAATGCATCAAAAGATAAAAAAGAACGTATTGGACGTATCGTACAGATGCATGCCAATAAGCGTACAGAAATAGATAAAGTATATTCAGGAGATATCGCTGCTGCTGTAGGTTTCAAATTTACAACAACCGGTGATACAATCTGTGATGAACAGCATCCTGTAATCCTTGAATCTATGGAATTCCCAGAACCTGTTATCGAGCTCGCAATCGAGCCTAAGACAAAGAACGATCAGGGTAAGATGGGTGAAGCTTTAGCAAAACTTGCTGAAGAAGATCCAACATTCAAAGCTCATACAGATCAGGAAACAGGTCAGACAATTATTGCCGGAATGGGTGAGTTACATCTTGAAGTTATCGTAGACCGTCTTCTTCGTGAATTTAAGGTTGAAGCTAACGTAGGTGCCCCACAGGTAGCATATAAGGAAACAATCACAAAACCTGTTGATGTTGATAGCAAGTATGCTAAACAGTCAGGTGGTCGTGGACAGTACGGACACTGTAAAGTTAAATTTGAGCCTATGGATCCAAACGGTGAAGAAACATTCAAGTTCGTATCTACTGTAGTAGGTGGTGCTATTCCTAAGGAATACATTCCATCTGTTGGAGAAGGTATTGAAGAAGCTACTAAAGCAGGTATCCTTGCAGGTTTCCCTGTACTTGGTGTATCAGCTAACGTATACGATGGTTCTTACCATGAAGTCGATTCATCAGAAATGGCATTCCACATTGCCGGATCTATGGCATTCAAGGAAGCTATGCAGAAGGCTAATCCTGTTCTCCTTGAGCCTATCATGAAAGTTGAAGTTACAATGCCTGAAGAATATATGGGCGATGTAATCGGAAGCTTAAATGCTAAGCGTGGACAGATCCAGAGCATGGATGACATCGGTGGCGGTAAGATGGTAACAGCATTAGTTCCACTTGCTGAAATGTTCGGATATTCAACAGAACTCCGTTCATCTACACAGGGTCGTGGTAACTACTCAATGTTCTTCCAGAAATATGAGCAGGTACCTAAGAATGTACAGGATAAAGTAATCGCTGCAAGAGCAAAATAA
- the rpsG gene encoding 30S ribosomal protein S7 gives MPRKGHTQHRDVLADPMYNSKVVTKLINNIMLDGKKSTAQKIVYGAFNKVEEKSGKPALEVFEEAMNNVMPVLEVKARRIGGATYQVPIEVRAERRQALGLRWLTTFSRARGEKTMEERLAGEIMDASNNTGASVKRKEDMHKMAEANKAFAHYRF, from the coding sequence GTGCCACGTAAAGGACATACTCAGCATAGAGATGTATTAGCAGATCCAATGTACAACAGCAAGGTTGTAACAAAACTTATCAACAATATTATGTTAGACGGTAAGAAATCTACAGCTCAGAAGATTGTATATGGAGCATTCAATAAAGTTGAAGAAAAATCAGGTAAGCCAGCTCTCGAGGTATTTGAAGAAGCTATGAACAATGTAATGCCAGTACTTGAAGTTAAAGCAAGACGTATTGGTGGTGCTACTTACCAGGTACCTATCGAAGTAAGAGCAGAGAGAAGACAGGCTCTCGGACTTCGTTGGTTGACAACTTTCTCACGCGCAAGAGGCGAGAAGACTATGGAAGAAAGACTTGCCGGCGAAATTATGGATGCATCTAACAATACAGGTGCATCAGTAAAGAGAAAAGAAGATATGCACAAAATGGCAGAAGCAAACAAGGCTTTCGCACATTACAGATTCTAA
- the rpsL gene encoding 30S ribosomal protein S12 — MPTFNQLVRKGRQTSVKKSTAPALLKSYNSLQKKAIDTASPQKRGVCTAVKTKTPKKPNSALRKIARVRLSNGIEVTSYIPGEGHNLQEHSVVLVRGGRVKDLPGTRYHIVRGTLDTAGVAKRRQARSKYGAKRPKDAK; from the coding sequence ATGCCTACATTTAACCAGTTAGTAAGAAAGGGAAGACAGACATCTGTTAAGAAGTCAACAGCTCCAGCTCTTTTAAAGAGTTACAACTCACTTCAGAAGAAAGCTATCGATACAGCTTCTCCACAGAAGAGAGGTGTTTGTACAGCAGTTAAGACTAAGACCCCTAAGAAACCTAACTCAGCTCTTAGAAAAATTGCCAGAGTTCGTCTTTCTAACGGTATTGAAGTAACAAGCTACATTCCAGGTGAAGGACATAACCTTCAGGAACATAGTGTTGTTCTTGTAAGAGGTGGTAGGGTAAAAGACTTACCAGGTACAAGATATCATATCGTAAGAGGAACACTCGATACAGCAGGTGTTGCTAAGAGAAGACAGGCGCGTTCAAAATACGGCGCTAAGAGACCTAAAGACGCAAAATAA
- the rpoC gene encoding DNA-directed RNA polymerase subunit beta', which translates to MPENTNNETYQPITFDSIKIGLASPEKILEWSHGEVIKPETINYRTLKPERDGLFCEKIFGPSKDWECYCGKYKKIRYKGIVCDRCGVEVTKASVRRERMGHISLAAPVSHIWYFKGIPSRMGLILDLSPRVLEKVLYFASYIVLDAGDTDLSFKQILSEQEYAAAYEKWGSAFRVGMGAESIKELLHNIDLDKDSAELKAELKDASGQKKARIVKRLEVVEAFRESGNKPEWMILDVIPVIPPDLRPMVQLDGGRFATSDLNDLYRRIINRNNRLARLMELGAPEIIIRNEKRMLQEAVDALIDNGRRGRPVTGPGNRALKSLSDMLKGKQGRFRQNLLGKRVDYSGRSVIVVGPELKIYQCGLPKEMAIELFKPFVMKELVSSGYCPNVKGAKKKVEKLETEVWDVLEDVIKEHPVMLNRAPTLHRLGIQAFEPILVEGKAIKLHPLVCTAFNADFDGDQMAVHLPLSVEAQAECRFLLLSPNNLLKPSDGGPVAVPSQDMVLGIYYLTQERPGALGEGKSFKSVNEAILAYENGIITLHSKINVRVTKTLEDGTVKSDVINSTLGRFLFNEIIPQDLGFVDRSIPENECKLEVDFLVRKKELKKILEKVINTHGATKTAEVLDLIKSTGYKYSTRASMTVSISDMTVPAQKKDMLAEAEATVDKIMKNFRRGLITEEERYKEVVATWFDTDAKLTDALISGLDKYNNIFMMADSGARGSNQQIKQLAGMRGLMADTSGRTIELPIKSNFREGLDVLEYFISAHGARKGLSDTALRTADSGYLTRRLVDVSQELIIREVDCSEGKEIPGMVVKAFMEGQEVIEGLKDRITGRYLAEDIVDPETGEILIKKNHMITPKRAEIIEKLGLKEVKIRTVLSCKSHLGVCAKCYGANMATGQQVQVGEAVGIIAAQSIGEPGTQLTMRTFHAGGVAGDDITQGLPRVEELFEARKPKGLAIIAEFGGVAKIVDTKKKREVVVTDPMTGNVKNYLIPYGSRIKIVDGQVLEAGDELTEGSVNPHDILKIKGVRAVQDYMLREVQRVYRLQGVEINDKHIEVIVRQMLKKIKIENPGDSEYLSGVTVDVLDFNEMNEKLAEQKLEPAEGTQIMLGITKAALATNSFLSAASFQETTKVLTEAAINGKVDPLIGLKENVLIGKLIPAGTGMKRYRDVRLDSDESSEEELSFEEDFEGEDIAENTDNSPEETAETSESTDNVAEETTEEVNTEE; encoded by the coding sequence ATGCCAGAAAATACTAATAACGAAACATATCAGCCGATAACATTCGATTCAATTAAGATTGGTCTTGCATCCCCTGAAAAAATTCTGGAGTGGTCTCACGGAGAGGTTATTAAGCCGGAAACAATCAACTACAGAACATTAAAACCTGAAAGGGACGGACTGTTCTGTGAGAAGATATTTGGACCAAGTAAAGACTGGGAATGTTACTGCGGTAAGTACAAAAAAATCAGATATAAAGGAATTGTCTGTGACCGTTGTGGCGTAGAAGTTACAAAGGCAAGCGTTCGTAGAGAGCGTATGGGACATATAAGCCTTGCAGCTCCTGTATCACATATATGGTATTTTAAAGGAATACCAAGCCGTATGGGACTTATTCTTGACCTTTCACCAAGAGTACTTGAAAAAGTATTATATTTTGCATCATATATAGTTCTTGATGCAGGTGATACGGATTTATCTTTTAAACAGATATTGTCAGAGCAGGAATATGCGGCAGCATACGAAAAATGGGGTTCTGCATTCAGAGTAGGTATGGGTGCGGAATCAATTAAGGAATTACTCCACAATATCGACCTTGATAAAGATTCAGCTGAATTAAAAGCTGAACTGAAGGATGCTTCAGGACAGAAAAAAGCAAGAATCGTTAAGAGACTTGAAGTTGTTGAGGCATTCAGGGAATCAGGAAATAAGCCTGAATGGATGATACTTGATGTCATTCCGGTAATACCACCGGATTTAAGACCTATGGTTCAGCTGGATGGCGGCAGATTCGCAACATCAGACTTAAATGATTTATATAGAAGAATTATCAACAGAAATAACCGTCTTGCAAGACTTATGGAACTTGGAGCACCTGAAATCATTATCCGTAATGAAAAAAGAATGCTTCAGGAAGCAGTTGATGCATTGATTGATAACGGTAGAAGAGGACGTCCCGTAACAGGACCGGGTAACAGAGCACTTAAGTCTTTATCAGATATGTTAAAAGGTAAACAGGGCCGTTTCCGTCAGAATCTTCTTGGTAAGCGTGTTGACTACTCTGGACGTTCGGTTATCGTAGTAGGACCGGAACTTAAGATTTACCAGTGTGGTCTTCCAAAAGAAATGGCAATCGAACTTTTCAAACCATTCGTTATGAAAGAACTTGTATCAAGCGGTTATTGCCCAAATGTAAAGGGTGCTAAGAAAAAAGTTGAAAAGTTAGAGACAGAAGTATGGGATGTATTAGAGGATGTAATTAAAGAACATCCGGTTATGCTTAACCGTGCTCCTACACTCCATAGACTTGGTATTCAGGCATTTGAACCAATACTTGTAGAGGGTAAGGCTATTAAGCTTCATCCACTTGTATGTACAGCGTTCAACGCCGATTTCGACGGTGACCAGATGGCGGTACATCTTCCATTGTCAGTAGAAGCACAGGCAGAGTGCAGATTCCTTCTTCTCTCGCCTAATAACCTCTTAAAACCATCAGATGGTGGTCCTGTAGCCGTTCCTTCACAGGATATGGTTCTCGGTATCTATTACCTTACACAGGAAAGACCGGGAGCACTTGGAGAAGGCAAATCATTCAAGAGTGTTAATGAAGCAATTCTTGCTTATGAGAACGGAATTATTACATTACATTCAAAAATCAATGTAAGAGTAACTAAGACATTGGAAGACGGAACAGTTAAGAGTGATGTTATTAACTCTACATTAGGAAGATTCCTCTTTAATGAAATCATTCCTCAGGATCTTGGATTTGTAGACAGAAGTATTCCTGAAAATGAATGTAAGCTTGAAGTTGATTTCCTTGTAAGAAAGAAAGAATTAAAGAAGATACTTGAAAAAGTAATTAATACACATGGTGCCACAAAGACAGCTGAAGTACTTGACCTTATTAAGTCAACAGGTTACAAGTATTCTACAAGGGCATCCATGACAGTATCAATTTCAGATATGACAGTTCCTGCACAGAAGAAAGATATGCTTGCAGAAGCTGAGGCAACAGTTGATAAGATTATGAAGAACTTCAGAAGAGGTCTTATTACTGAAGAAGAAAGATATAAAGAAGTAGTAGCAACATGGTTTGATACCGATGCGAAACTTACTGATGCACTTATTTCCGGACTTGACAAGTATAACAACATCTTTATGATGGCTGACTCAGGTGCCCGTGGTTCTAACCAGCAGATCAAGCAGTTAGCAGGTATGCGTGGACTTATGGCAGATACATCAGGTAGAACTATCGAACTTCCAATCAAGTCAAACTTCCGTGAAGGTCTTGATGTTCTGGAATATTTCATTTCTGCCCATGGTGCCAGAAAGGGTCTTTCAGATACCGCATTAAGAACAGCCGATTCAGGATACCTCACAAGACGTCTTGTTGATGTATCCCAGGAGCTTATTATCAGAGAAGTTGACTGCTCAGAAGGCAAAGAAATTCCGGGAATGGTAGTTAAAGCATTTATGGAAGGCCAGGAAGTAATTGAAGGATTGAAGGATAGAATCACAGGAAGATATCTTGCTGAAGATATCGTAGACCCTGAAACCGGGGAAATCCTCATTAAGAAGAATCATATGATTACTCCTAAGAGAGCAGAAATTATTGAAAAGCTCGGACTTAAAGAAGTTAAGATAAGAACAGTTCTTTCATGTAAGTCACACCTTGGTGTTTGTGCTAAATGTTATGGTGCCAATATGGCAACAGGACAACAGGTACAGGTCGGTGAAGCAGTCGGTATCATTGCTGCCCAGTCAATCGGTGAACCTGGTACACAGCTTACCATGAGAACATTCCATGCCGGTGGTGTTGCCGGTGATGATATCACACAGGGTCTTCCTAGAGTAGAAGAACTTTTTGAAGCAAGAAAGCCAAAGGGACTTGCAATTATTGCAGAATTCGGTGGCGTTGCCAAGATTGTTGATACTAAGAAGAAACGTGAAGTTGTTGTCACAGATCCAATGACAGGTAATGTTAAGAATTATCTTATACCTTATGGTTCAAGAATTAAGATTGTTGATGGACAGGTACTTGAAGCCGGTGATGAGCTTACAGAAGGTAGCGTTAACCCACATGATATCCTTAAGATTAAGGGTGTAAGAGCGGTTCAGGATTATATGCTTCGTGAAGTACAGCGTGTATACAGACTTCAGGGTGTTGAAATTAACGATAAGCATATTGAAGTAATTGTAAGACAGATGCTCAAGAAGATTAAAATCGAAAATCCTGGTGATTCTGAATATCTTTCAGGAGTAACAGTTGACGTACTTGACTTCAATGAAATGAACGAAAAGCTTGCTGAACAGAAGCTTGAACCTGCAGAAGGAACACAGATTATGTTAGGTATTACAAAGGCAGCTCTTGCTACCAACTCATTCCTTTCAGCTGCATCTTTCCAGGAAACAACAAAGGTTCTTACCGAAGCAGCAATTAACGGCAAGGTAGACCCACTTATCGGTCTTAAAGAAAACGTTCTTATCGGTAAACTTATTCCTGCAGGTACAGGTATGAAGAGATACAGGGATGTAAGACTTGACTCTGATGAGAGCAGTGAAGAAGAACTTTCTTTTGAGGAAGATTTTGAAGGTGAAGACATTGCTGAAAATACAGACAATTCACCTGAAGAAACAGCAGAAACTTCAGAAAGCACAGATAATGTAGCAGAAGAAACCACAGAAGAAGTTAATACAGAAGAATAA